A genome region from bacterium includes the following:
- the hisC gene encoding histidinol-phosphate transaminase, with protein sequence MTKKEAPAFRAARPVENIVVYQPGKPIEELERELGISDSVKLASNENPLGPSPKAVEAIGRAIPDLHRYPDGGGFYLKEELAAHHGLSPEHFILGNGTNEVLEILAHAFFDPGDSVVFSEGAFIVYRIVSQLSGCDIRVAPMREFTHDLEQMAERVSDDTKAVFIANPNNPTGTAVGERALRAFLERVPETTLVVVDEAYFQYATREDYPDATQLFREFPNVVAMRTFSKVYGLAGLRVGYGAGHPDVISKMERVREPFNVNSLALAAAEAALSDTEHVEKTVRANTEGREFFVRELAALGLPFVPTQGNFLMVEVGDGAEGTYEALLREGIIARPVAGYGFPRHLRISIGTAGENQRAIDALVKILKIN encoded by the coding sequence ATGACGAAGAAGGAGGCCCCCGCCTTCCGCGCGGCGCGGCCGGTCGAGAACATTGTCGTCTATCAGCCGGGCAAGCCCATCGAGGAACTCGAGCGCGAACTCGGGATCTCGGATTCGGTCAAACTGGCCTCGAACGAAAATCCGCTCGGGCCCTCTCCCAAGGCGGTGGAGGCCATCGGGCGGGCCATTCCCGATTTGCACCGGTATCCCGACGGCGGGGGGTTTTATCTCAAGGAGGAGCTGGCCGCGCACCATGGGCTTTCGCCGGAGCATTTCATCCTCGGGAACGGGACGAACGAGGTCCTCGAAATTCTGGCGCATGCCTTTTTCGATCCGGGCGATTCGGTGGTGTTTTCCGAGGGGGCCTTCATCGTCTATCGCATCGTCTCCCAGCTCAGCGGCTGCGACATCCGCGTGGCGCCGATGCGCGAGTTCACCCACGATCTGGAGCAAATGGCCGAGCGGGTGAGCGATGATACGAAGGCGGTCTTCATCGCCAATCCGAACAACCCGACGGGAACGGCGGTGGGGGAGCGGGCGCTGCGCGCTTTTCTCGAAAGAGTGCCCGAAACCACCCTCGTCGTGGTAGATGAAGCGTATTTTCAGTACGCCACCCGGGAGGATTATCCTGACGCGACGCAGCTCTTCCGGGAGTTTCCGAACGTCGTGGCGATGCGGACCTTCTCGAAGGTCTATGGCCTGGCCGGGCTTCGCGTGGGCTACGGGGCGGGGCACCCCGATGTCATCTCCAAGATGGAGCGGGTGCGCGAGCCCTTCAACGTGAATTCGCTGGCGCTGGCCGCGGCCGAGGCGGCACTCTCCGATACGGAGCATGTCGAAAAAACGGTCCGGGCCAACACGGAGGGCCGGGAGTTTTTCGTCCGGGAGCTGGCGGCGCTGGGCCTGCCCTTCGTACCCACCCAGGGGAATTTTCTCATGGTGGAGGTGGGCGATGGCGCCGAGGGGACTTACGAGGCGCTTCTCCGCGAGGGGATCATCGCCCGGCCGGTGGCTGGCTATGGATTTCCACGGCACCTGCGCATTTCAATCGGAACGGCAGGGGAGAACCAGCGGGCGATCGATGCGCTGGTCAAGATCTTAAAAATTAATTAG